A DNA window from Rubripirellula tenax contains the following coding sequences:
- a CDS encoding Calx-beta domain-containing protein — MPIVEQTIINDGAATRSSLTKIEFRLDQPVLLDSTHGSPITLLNTTTGTIVGTSISNSIVDGKSRLTLGFLPGNSVIDGQVPVAPSTLANGVYQLRLHSDAVSSLAGTPLDGNNDGVAGDDYVFGGYRFDQSHRWFGELTGDGLNNNSDLIVFVPYFGEPPPPYREDMDLDRDGVFDSTDKNGLISSVFAPIPTQLRPAAIVDVQRFSGEVAEPDSQAAFLVSMSSPRASDTVIQYTVGGDAIGGTDYVSLSGTATILAGQTSVSIDVTVLPDSQIEAPETVAITLISIAPGGTTVGLSPTGRSSEITIVEAPTGNQPPDFFPGQSLSQPGPISLGSYLGRIPAYDPDGDSLTYAISTGSSSLASGLISVDPATGDLYLRDLVPLPTGGTTGALSFTATDPLGLQVSGTVNITIPELPETVSDDYRDAGSHRYGITFDLRPASVSADGETLYTTLLKPDGNPLSPGQTLDDVQGGYTYGSYTAGLDGVLKYTPNETLYADRYFSFNDDFALTGISRLERPQQTLVLLAAIGSSGAAVATNPPTSATTYQRLAERKATPRLTNTQPVGIADGLFSYDFGVLTTRPVFAQLNDLLSIDVSQWFIDPDGDKVIVQGAFAGFGSDNIGIDVQSESSKALIDIKGDVFGSSQQFDQATVTLYISDHPFVSTGPELEIPLRDFDDAFPTYDILEGITYLKPTQRPDLNETSSSTPAEIAGNAAWRQRFNEWRVSSTTFASGTDRAQGFTSGNTSVDLTTGNAKVAQTLPLSDAFDELSIPLGGLIYSGDLVDNKSLAKVVIDRPASELNLPVATIRAIDRFDVEVTLADHYVNEASTPVVRTYQFPVATVDRKNGRFELTVPIIDKSTDVRDSGVFGYQISVKPHYTTTSTDPADRPVTLTSSGRVAVVKQTTVKPADFNSADTS, encoded by the coding sequence ATGCCGATCGTTGAACAGACGATTATCAATGACGGCGCCGCGACTCGGTCGAGTCTCACCAAGATAGAATTTCGTCTCGATCAACCTGTTTTGCTCGATTCGACTCACGGCTCGCCTATCACTCTCCTCAACACGACGACGGGAACTATCGTTGGCACGTCGATTTCGAATTCGATTGTTGATGGCAAGTCACGTCTAACACTCGGATTTCTTCCCGGCAATTCGGTGATCGATGGGCAAGTTCCCGTTGCCCCAAGCACGCTCGCCAATGGCGTGTACCAGCTTCGTCTTCATTCGGATGCAGTTTCGTCGCTCGCGGGAACACCACTCGATGGAAACAACGACGGAGTCGCTGGCGACGACTATGTTTTCGGTGGCTATAGATTCGATCAGTCGCACCGCTGGTTTGGCGAATTGACCGGTGACGGCCTCAACAACAATTCGGACCTTATTGTTTTTGTTCCGTACTTCGGTGAGCCTCCGCCGCCCTACCGCGAAGACATGGATCTCGATCGTGATGGCGTCTTCGATTCGACGGACAAAAACGGGTTGATTTCGTCAGTCTTTGCTCCCATACCAACACAGCTTCGCCCCGCGGCAATTGTGGATGTTCAGCGTTTCAGTGGCGAAGTTGCCGAACCGGACAGCCAGGCAGCCTTCCTAGTCAGCATGAGCTCGCCACGGGCCTCGGATACGGTGATCCAATACACGGTGGGCGGCGACGCCATAGGCGGGACCGACTACGTTTCGCTTAGCGGTACAGCGACCATCTTGGCCGGACAAACATCCGTTTCGATCGACGTAACGGTGTTGCCAGACTCCCAGATCGAGGCACCCGAAACGGTTGCCATCACGTTGATCTCGATCGCCCCGGGGGGAACGACGGTCGGGCTTTCTCCGACGGGTCGTAGTTCAGAGATCACAATTGTCGAAGCGCCGACCGGCAATCAACCCCCAGATTTTTTTCCCGGTCAGTCACTGTCCCAGCCGGGGCCGATCTCGCTGGGAAGCTACCTCGGACGCATTCCCGCGTATGATCCGGATGGCGACTCGCTGACCTATGCGATCAGCACCGGATCCAGCTCGCTTGCGTCCGGATTGATTTCCGTCGATCCCGCCACGGGCGATTTGTACTTGCGCGATTTGGTGCCGCTTCCCACCGGTGGCACAACGGGCGCCCTCTCCTTCACGGCAACCGATCCGCTGGGATTGCAGGTTTCCGGAACCGTCAACATCACGATTCCCGAATTGCCAGAAACGGTTAGCGACGACTACCGCGATGCCGGATCCCATCGTTACGGCATCACGTTTGATTTACGGCCCGCAAGTGTTTCGGCCGATGGCGAAACACTGTATACGACACTGCTGAAACCGGACGGTAATCCGCTCTCCCCGGGACAGACCCTAGACGATGTCCAAGGCGGTTATACCTACGGCAGTTATACCGCAGGTCTTGATGGCGTCCTGAAGTACACGCCCAACGAGACGCTATACGCCGACCGATACTTTAGTTTCAATGACGACTTCGCGTTGACAGGCATTTCACGTTTAGAACGTCCACAGCAAACATTGGTATTGCTCGCGGCAATCGGATCTAGCGGCGCCGCGGTCGCCACCAATCCGCCAACGTCGGCAACGACCTACCAACGGCTGGCCGAGCGAAAGGCAACGCCCCGGCTGACCAATACCCAGCCCGTCGGGATCGCAGACGGGCTCTTCAGCTACGACTTTGGCGTTTTGACGACACGTCCCGTCTTCGCACAACTCAATGACCTACTCAGCATTGATGTGTCCCAGTGGTTTATCGATCCCGATGGCGACAAAGTCATCGTGCAAGGTGCGTTTGCCGGATTCGGAAGTGACAACATTGGCATCGACGTTCAGTCTGAGTCTTCGAAGGCACTGATTGACATCAAGGGAGACGTTTTTGGGTCTTCACAACAGTTCGATCAGGCGACAGTCACGCTCTACATCAGCGATCATCCTTTCGTCTCGACAGGGCCCGAGCTAGAAATTCCTCTTCGCGATTTCGATGACGCTTTCCCCACCTACGATATCCTTGAAGGCATCACCTACCTGAAGCCAACCCAGCGTCCTGACCTTAACGAGACGTCCAGTTCGACGCCTGCTGAAATTGCCGGCAATGCTGCGTGGCGGCAACGGTTCAATGAATGGCGAGTCTCGTCCACGACCTTTGCGTCCGGCACCGATCGTGCCCAAGGCTTCACGTCGGGGAACACCTCGGTCGATTTGACGACCGGAAATGCGAAGGTCGCGCAAACGTTGCCGCTGTCCGATGCGTTTGACGAATTATCGATCCCGCTTGGCGGGCTGATCTATTCAGGCGACTTGGTCGACAACAAATCGCTTGCCAAAGTGGTGATCGATCGTCCGGCTTCGGAATTGAATCTTCCCGTCGCCACGATCCGTGCGATCGATCGCTTTGATGTCGAAGTCACGCTGGCAGATCATTACGTCAACGAGGCCAGCACTCCCGTCGTCCGAACGTATCAGTTCCCTGTTGCCACGGTCGACCGGAAGAACGGTCGATTCGAGTTGACCGTTCCGATCATCGACAAGTCGACCGATGTGCGGGACAGCGGTGTGTTCGGATACCAAATTTCCGTCAAGCCGCACTACACGACCACGTCCACCGATCCCGCGGACCGACCCGTGACCTTGACCAGCAGCGGTCGCGTTGCGGTCGTCAAACAGACGACGGTCAAGCCCGCCGATTTCAATTCAGCCGACACTAGCTAG
- a CDS encoding Mpo1 family 2-hydroxy fatty acid dioxygenase, translating into MMSRKTTKQWFDEYAVCHQNGVNQLIHWVCVPAIAAAVLGLLWAIPFPWIMASGFINWATIVIAASLVFYFRLSITLAIGMTVFCAAVVAAIIFYESNTTIPVWIPSLTLFVVAWIGQFIGHKIEGKKPAFFQDLQFLLIGPAWVLDKLFRKLGH; encoded by the coding sequence ATGATGTCACGTAAAACGACGAAGCAATGGTTTGACGAGTACGCCGTTTGTCACCAAAACGGAGTGAATCAGTTGATTCACTGGGTGTGCGTGCCCGCCATTGCTGCTGCGGTACTCGGACTGCTTTGGGCGATCCCGTTCCCTTGGATTATGGCTTCGGGCTTTATCAATTGGGCAACAATTGTGATCGCCGCCAGTCTCGTCTTTTACTTTCGGCTCTCAATCACGCTCGCCATCGGCATGACCGTTTTTTGCGCAGCTGTTGTCGCGGCGATCATTTTCTACGAATCAAATACTACGATTCCGGTCTGGATTCCTTCGTTGACGTTGTTTGTCGTCGCATGGATCGGGCAATTCATCGGACACAAGATCGAAGGCAAGAAGCCCGCATTCTTTCAGGACCTTCAATTCTTGTTGATTGGACCTGCCTGGGTCCTGGATAAACTGTTTCGAAAACTCGGCCACTGA